The sequence CGATGTAGCCGTCACCGCGACTCCAACCACATGGCCACGATCATCCCAGCCTTACATGTGCCGACCCGACTTTAAGCATTGTCGTCACTACCGACCACCGCCGACGTCCTGATCTGCCGCCGACGGTGCACGCCGCCGCCAGTCGGAGCCGTCACGCTCCGTGGGCGGCCTCAGGTTCTGGTCGATGTCCGGTCCTGCCGAATTGAGTGCACGCATCTTGGTCGATTTCGGCGTTCGGATTGAGTGACAGCTGGTGAAGCCGAGCAGCTGGGCTCGTCCCGAGTGCTCGATAAACCGAAGCGGCGGCCCGGGAGCAGTCTCGGGCCGTCGCTTGTGGTTCATACCTGGAAGTAGTGCCCCCCGTCCAGGTCGGCGATGAGGCCGGGGTGGGTCGGGGTCCAGCCGAGCAGTTCGCGGGTGATCACGGCTGATGTGGGGTTGTCCATCTGCGCGAACGCGCCGAGGAAGCCGAAGTAGTCGCCCGCCTCCTCGGGGCTGATGCTCCGGACCGGGATGCCCAGGTTGCGGCCGACGGCGGCGGCGATGTCGGCGAACGGGACGCCCTCGTCGGTGACCCCGTGCAGGCGCGAGCCGGCCGGTGCCTTCTCGAGGGCGAGTCGGTAGAGGTTGGCAGCGTCGAGCGTGTGCACGGCCGGCCACCGGTTGGCGCCCTCGCCGACGTATGCGGCGTACCCGTTCTGGCGGGCGGCGGCAATGATGGCTGTGATGAAGCCGTGGTGGTCGAGCGAGCTGTGCACCGTGGGCGCGAGCCGGACGACCGAGGAGTGCACGCCGCGCGAGGCGAGGTCGGCCACGAAGTTCTCCGCGTCGATCCGGTAGCCGCCCGGGAGCACGTCCCGTTCGGTGCCGGGGCGGCCGACAACGCCGCCCATCACGATCATGGCCGTCCCGCTCGTGCCGACCAGCGGCTTGCCGGAGCCGTCCAGACCGTCGGCCAGTGCCTTGAGGGCGACGAGGTCGGCCTCGGCAGCGCCGGCCATGTCGCCGGTCAGCATGAGGTCGTGGCGAAACGCGAGGTGGATCACGCCGTCGGAGGCGGCCGCCTCCTCGCGCAGCACGTCGAGGTCGGACAAGTCGCCGCGGCGCACCTGGGCGCCGAGCTTCTCGATCGCGGCGGCCGACGCGTCGGAGCGGGCCAGGCCGACGACCTGGTGCCCGGCGGAGAGTAGTTCCGGCAGGACCGCGGAGCCGAGGTGGCCGGTGGCGCCGGTGAGTAATACCCGCATCGTGGTTCCTTCCCAAGGACCGATGTCATCTTGTGCTATCACCGTACACCGTGATGTCACCACGCGACATGCTTCGCCGAGAAAGATGTCGCCGTGTGACATCGGATACCATTGCCGGCATGGCACGCTGGCAACCGGACGCACGCGGCCGCTTGGAGGCGGCCGCCTTCGAGCTGTTCCGCGAGCGCGGCTTCGACCAGACCACCGTCACCGACATTGCGGCCCGCGCCGGCCTCGACAAACGCACGTTCTACCGGCTCTTCGGCGACAAGCGCGAGGCACTCTTCAGCGGCGGCGAACTGCTGGAGGAGGCCTTGGTCAAGGCGGTCGCCGAGACGGACGCCGCCCCTTTCGAGACGGTTATCGCCGCCTTCCACCGGGTGGCCGACGAGATCTTCGCCGACCGCCACGACCTGGCTCGGGTGCGCCAGTCCATCATCGAGAGCAGCCCCGAGCTACAGGAGCGCGAGCTGCGCAAGACGGGCGCGCTAGCAGCGGCGGTCGCCGCCGCCCTGCGCGCCAAGGGCGTCGGCGAGACCACCGCCACCCTGGCCACCGAATCGGGCGTCACGGTCTTCCGGGTGGCATTCGCCCGCTGGATCGCGCCCGGCAGCGACGCCCCCCTCACCGACCTCATCGCCGAGATGGCCGCCGAACTGCACGCGGTCACGTCGGCCCCACCCGCAAACGCGGCGACGCCCACCAGACGATCGTGACGAAACGTCGGCAACACTGCTGAACGGGTGCACGGATCTGCCGCCAATCGCTCGCTACGCAGCGTCACGTTCAGCTCAAGTCTGCGGATGTTGATCGATCAAGGCCGCAGATCGTCTTCTCTAGGCTGACGCCATGTCGGCGGAGCCGGATACGGCCGGGACAGACCTGGAACGTGCACAAGTCGCTGCGGGCCGCGCTACAACGATCCGGCCATGCCCGGCGAGGTGGTCGCCCGGCTGAGTAGTGCGCATTTCGCCTTGCCGACCGGCAAACCGCGGCCCACTTGACCGCCCGGCTGCGCCTCGCCGGATTGCCTACGATCCCGGCAGGTGCCACATCGAGTGGTGGAACCAGCACCCACTCAGACAGTTCCAATATCCGACGTCACCATTAAAGGTCGCACTCAGCGAGATCGACGACGTGCTGCAGACCGTCTGGGTCTCCGGGCCAGGAACCGAACAACCCGGCACACTGCTCTCCAGCGGGATAACGCCGCTGCCGTCGGAACAAGCCCGCGCTGATGATCGATCTCGGACGCCGCAGCACGCCCATGGACGGCGGCATCTGCACCTACCAAGTCGTCGTCGACGGCGGCGCCTGCCCTTGGAAGTTGAACTGCGAGGGCTGCGACAAGTTCGTGATGACCGGCGCTGACCTGCTCTACTGGCGGCGCAAGCGCGAACATTGGTTCTCGCTCGCCGAACGCGCGCCCACCGACGAGATGGCCGACTGGTTGCACCAGCAGTTCGAGCCCACCGCCAAAGCGATCGACGGCCTGGAACGAGCCCTCGCTGGTCTCAACCTTCTGGAAGACGCGCTCGCGCTCGACTTACGCCGTCCGCAGGACTACTTCCACCGGCTCTGGGGCGTCGGGTTCCGAACCTCCGACCTCGTCACCGTCGGCAGCTCGAAGGAAGATCAATGATCACGACCGGCGCCGGAACCGTCCGGACACAGGCGGCCAACCGCGCCCGCCAGCAGAGCACCCGCGACAAGCTGCAACGCGTCGACACGACGCTGCGCACCATGCGCCGCGAGCGGACCCCGATCACCTATCCCGCGGTCGCGGCCCGAGCCGGCGTGTCTCGCACCTTCCTCTACCAGAACACCGACGCCAAGAAACTGGTGACCACCGCGATCGCCTCCAACGGCGACCAGCGGCGCCGAACCCAGGCAGCACACGACGCGCACGTCGAAGCCTCCTGGCACCAGCGCGCGCTCAACGCAGAGGATGCACTCAAGGCCACCTACACCGAGATCGACACTCAACGGAGCGCATCGGCATCCTCCTCGGACAGATCCGCGACCTGCAAGCCGAGTACGCCGAAGGCACCGCCCAACGCCTCGCCGAGCAGAACACCACGCTCAAGCAGCGCGTTCGCCAGCTCACCGAGGACAACAGGGGGCTGGAGCAGAAGCTGCAAGCCGCCCGCTCCAACAACCGCTTCCTCGACAAACGCCTGGCAGACCTCGAAGCCGAACTCATCGAAACCAGATGACTCCTTCGTCCGAAATGGCCCCACCCAGGCATCGCGGCCTACGGATAGGAACCCGAGGACACGGACGAGCCACAACATGGCCAGAAGTTCGGCCCACGGTAGTGAAGCCGCTACCGACGGGCATTGACACCCGTCGCATCGATCGGCACAAACGAGCCATTCCGGTGGTCGGTACTTACCGCCACCACCGATGAGCGAGGCGGAAGCTCCAGTAGCGTGCTTGGGGCTTCATCGCTGCGATCCTGGGGAGGTCAAAACGTGCGGAAGCGTTCCCGAAGGCTCGTTCCAGCTATCGCAGGCGTGCTGGTGGCGGCGCTCGCTGCCGCAGCCCCTGCGGCAGCCGATCCCGGCGGCCGTCCGCTGCCCTCCGAGGTTCGATCGACGGAGGAGAGGCAGCTAGTCGATGAACTCGGGGTTCAGCCACCCGACGTGGACGCCAAAACGCTGCAAGCATCCAGCGCGGCTCGGCGGATTCAGCAGGTCATCGACGAGGGCCACGATCAGGGGTTCGGTTCGTTGCGGCTGGTTCGCGACACCGGCGCGGTGGAACTGCGTTGGAAGGGCAAGTTACCCGCAGCGGTCGACGAGGCCGTCAGGGCAGGACGCCGTGACGTGCCGGTCGCGGTGGTCGGCAGCAAATTCACGCTGGCCGAGCTGACTGCGGAGATCCGTCGCCTGTTCAAGGCTCCAGCCTCACAGCTTGGCGGTGAACTGGTGACTGCGGCCCACTGCCAGACGCGAGCGGGCTCAAGCTCTCTGTCGCTGGCACCACGAACGTCTCTGCGGTTACCAGCAACCTACGCGCGAACAGGATTCCCGTTCAGGTGACGGCCGTGCCGGCGATTCAGCCGGCCGGACGCTGGGACGATGTCACGCCGTTCTGGGGCGGCAGCGTCATCTGGACAGGCACCGGCGCCCTCTGCACCGCCGGGTTCGCAGCCAGAACGTCCACTAACGCCCGAGTGATGATTACCGCACGGCACTGCGGAGCGAACACCAACTGGTACACCCCGCTCTACCAACTCTACGTCGGGCGCTCCAACAGCGGCTCAGTGGCTCTCGACGCCATGACCATCAGCGAGCAGACCTACCAGGGTGCGGTCTTCACCGGCCCCTTCAACTCCAACTCCGGCGTACCGATCGTAGGCTGGGCCAATGCCGTTCTCAACGACGTGGCCTGCACCTCCGGTGGCCTCAGCGGCAACGACTGCAACACCAGAATTACGGAAACCAACATCTACTTCAACCTGAACGGAAACCTCACTGGCCCAGCGTTTGTCACTGAACACTTGGCAGGGGTCGCATCCGTCGGTCAGGATGACAGCGGTGGGCCGACGATCGGCTACGACACCGGCGGATTCAGGGCGTTGGGCATCATCAGCGCCGTCGCGACCGGGCAGGAGTTCGAGGGCACCTGCCAGGGGTATGACTACACCGGACGCCGGTGCTCGCGGGTCGCATTGCACATCAATATCGGCAGCATCCTGTCGCACTTCAACCTGACCATCGCCACCAGCTGACCCGACGGCAGGTCCGCGCTATGCTAAATCTTGCCATGCGTACGCAACGAATCGGCTTGGTCGCAGCAGCCAGCTTCCTGGCGGCGACAGCAGGGTGCGCCGGATCCAAAGCCAATGATCTCGGACAACCGGCGGGGCCGACACCGGCCCAAACCCGGGAACTCCTGACGACGCCCTCCACGGCTCTCGGTGACACACCGCGGGATCTGCTGATCCGGGACGCCGAACGCACCTATCCCACCAACTCGTACTCAGGCCTGAGCACCGATGGAGCGGCGCTGGTGATCCACCGCGTGCCAGTGCCACGAGTGGACGAACTCGACACCGGTCTGCGCCTTCGACACCGGGACGTCCAGTTGGCCTTCGCCGACGCGCAACATCCACGCACCGTGCTAAACGAGGTGTCGGACAGCATCAAGAAGGACATCTCGTACTGGCAAACCGAAGGAGTGGCCGTCGCGGCCGTGGCACCCCGCGCCGACGGATCCGGCGTCATGGTCATGGTCGACCAAGCGACCGCGGACCTGGCCGCTGCCATGCGGGAACGATACGAGTTCCCGAACCTCGAGCTGACCCAAGGCGAGGTCGCCCCCGCCTGACGCCCCTCCGTCCTCATGCAGATCAACTGCCCAGCCGAAACGCTGCCCCCGCACCCATCGGCCAGACTGCGCGCCATGCCCGCGAACTACGGCTTTGCAGTGGTCAATGGTCGGACGCTTGCCGACAATGCCCCCGAGGTGATGATGTCGCTGGCGGTCAACACAGGAATCAACTCCGGCCTAACCCCTGACACCACCAAAGAAGCCCGCTCCGACTCCTTCCCGTACGTGGTTCCCGCCGCGCGGTGACTCCTGTCCTGTCACGACCCGCCGTCGCAGTACTAGGAACCTAAAGATCACCAGAAGTCGTGCTCGTCCTCTACACAACTCTCAGCCATGGCGTTTCAGGACGGAGCCAAACAAAACGAAACAACGCCGGGGCCTTGCGAACACCCCGACACCAAGCGGCGTATCCACGAGTTGCTGGAAGTCTCCGGCCTGCTCGGCGGGCAGGGACAGCGTGTAGTAGGCGGTCTCGCGGCTGGTCTTCCCACCTTCCGGCCGTCACCCAGGCGACCGCATGACCGCGTAGCGGCACCGTGGAGGCGGTGAGCTCGGCGGCGGTCGTGACGAGGAAGAGGACGAGGCCCCTGTGACCGCAGAGTTGCAGGATGGCGAAGACGTCCGCCGGGAGGAGGGTCTGGCGGGCGTCACCGCTCATCAGGATGAGCGGGTCGGCCAGCCTGGGGTGATCTCCCCGACCACCCCTGGCAGGGCGACGAGTCGGGCGAGCCGGCGGAACAGGTAGGTGGCAGTGAGGACGAGCGCGAGCGCGACGGCGCCGTGCAGTGCGGTTGTCGGGTAGCTCATCGCGCCGTCCACGATCGAGCCGTACGACTGTCGGGCGGTCGTGCCCGAGGGGCCGGGTGCCTGGTGTTCCTGACTGGTGGGTCGGGCTCGTGCGGGCCGCGGTCCGGCGGCCCGCACGGCACCGGGCGGGTGGGTTTACCAGGGCCAGTCGATGAGGTGAAGGGTACGCACCGGGCAACCTCCCAACACTGCGTTGGCGATCGACTACCTCCTGCATCGTTACTGATCGCGGTAACTCCTGTAAATATCCTGCCCGTGGGATTTTCCTGAAATTTGGCCGATCAGCGGCGCCCGGCTGGCAGAGGGGTCGAGCGGGCCTCGTTGACGTTGCACAACGCCGACATTACTCTAGTCAAAGTCTTGAGACTACAGTAATGCCGTAGGTGGGGTGGTTATGGGTAGCTTCGGGGATCGAGTCCGTTCACTTCCGGCTGACGAGCGGGACAAGGTGCTCAGGAGACTGGCCGGCGGCCTTGTCGAACCGGAGCAGGACCTCATCCGGCGTCGCGCCGAGGGCAGCGGTGCGCTGCCGCTGTCCCATCTGCAGGAGCACCTCTGGTTTCTGGACCGGCTTACCCCCGGCACCAGCACGTACAACCTGGGTGCCACCTTCCGGCTGCGCGGACGCCTCGACGTCGGCGCACTCTGCGCGAGCCTGCACAACCTCATCACTCGACACGAGGCGCTGCGCACCACCGTCGTCGACCAGGACGGTATGCCTGCCCAGGTGGTCCACGACAGTGGTTGCCCGGTCTCCGTCGTTGACCTGTCCCGCACCCCGGCCGCCGACCGGTCCGCCACCGCCGCTCGCTGGGCCCGTGAGGCCGCCGAGACTCCGTTCGGCCTTGGTGTGGAGCCACTGTTCCGCGCCGCGGTCGCTGTCCTCGGTCCGCAGGACTACCTGCTCGCCCTCACCATGCACCACATCTGCGTCGATGGTTGGTCGGCGCAGATCCTGGTGGCCGAGCTGACCGAGCTGTACGGCGCTGCCGTGACCGGCACTGAGCCGGCGCTGGCCGTACCGCAGATGCACTACCCCGACTTCGCCGTGTGGCAGCGCGGCCGAACCGACGACATGCTGACCGCGCAGCTGGGCTACTGGCGGGAGAAGCTGCGAGACCTGTCGACGTTGCCGATGCCCACCGACTTCTCTCGTCCGGCCGTACCCTCCGACCGCAGCGACAGTGTCACGACGGCCCTGCGGGGCACGGTGGTGCCGGCCCTGCGCGAGCTGTCCCGCCGACGCGGCGCGACACTGTTCATGACCCTCATCGCGGCCTTCGACGCGGTGCTGTCCCGCTACACCGGGCAGGACGACATCGTCATCGGCACCACCACCACCGGCCGGCACCGCCCGCAGCTCGAGCAGATGATCGGCCACTTCGTCAACATGGTCGTGCTCCGCACCGATCTCGGCGGCAACCCCACGTTCGACGAGGTGCTCGACCGGGTGCAACAGACCGTCCTCGGTGCCTGGCGGCACCAGGACGTCCCGTTCGAGAAGGTCGTCGCTGCGGTACGCCCCGAGCGGGAGGCCGGGCGGAATCCGCTGTTCCAGGTGGGGCTTCAACTGTTGCCCGCGGCGGCCTCGGGCGCCCCGTTGAATTTGCCCGAGGTGATGGCCTCGATGGTGGAGGCGGGGCTGGACCGGCACCCGTTCGACCTGTCGCTGACCGTACGGGAAGAGGCCGAGGCGCTGCACATCAGCGCCGACTTCCGCACCGACCTCTTCGCCGCGCCCCGGATCGAACGGCTCGTGGGGCATCTGTGCACGGTGCTGGAGGCCGTCGCGTCGGACAGCTCCATCGTGCTGGGTGACCTGCCGATCCTCACCCCGATCGAGCGGGAGCAGGTCCTCGAGGCGTGGCAGGGCGCGCGCCGGCCGTACCTGCGCGAGCCGGTGCACCGGCAGATCGCGGCGCAGGCGGTCCGGACCCCACGCACCGTCGCCCTGCGCCACGGCGACGTCCAGCTCACCTATCGCGAGCTGGTGGAGCGCGCCGAGCGGCTTGCCGCACACCTTCGTGGTCGCGGAGTCGGGCACGAGGACGTCGTCGCGGTCGGCCTGGAACGCGGCATCGACACCGTCGTCGCTTTCCTTGCCGTGATGAACGCCGGCGCCGCGTTCCTCCCGCTGGATCTCGCCCACCCCGCGAACCGGCTCGCCTATCAGCTCGACGACGCGGATGCCAAGGTGGTGATCAGCCACAGTGGCGTACGGGACCGGCTCCCCGACAGCACCGGCTGGCAGCCCATCTGGCTGGACCTCGACGCCGCCGCGATCTCCGCCGCGGCGGAGCCCGCCGCAGCGTCGCCGGTCACCGAGTCCTCTCTCGTCTACGTGCTGTACACGGCCGGTTCGACCGGGCGGCCCAAGGGCGTGCTCATCGAACACGGCGCACTGTCCAACTTCGTCTCCTGGATGACCGGGGTGTTCGAACTCGGGCCCGGCGACCAGATGCTGCAGTACGCGGCGGTCAACTTCGACCTGGCCGAGGGGGAGATCTTCGCCGCGCTCACCGCAGGAGCCACCCTGGTGCTCGCCCCGGAGCGGCTGCGCAGCGACCCGGGCGCGCTGTCCGACCTGATCGCGGCCCAGGGCATCACCTATCTGGGTGCCCCACCAGCGGTGCTGAGCCTCATCCCGCCTGCCGACTACCCGCTGCTGCGCAAGATCCTCGTCGGTGGCGAGGCGTTGCCCGGCGACCTGGTGAACCGGTGGCGTGCCCCCGGCCGTCGCTTCGTCAACGGGTACGGGCCCACCGAGATCACCATCGGTTGCAGCTACTACGTCTGCGAGCACCGCGAGTGGCGGGGACAGCCGCCCATCGGTCGGGCCATGCCGAACCGCTTTGTCTACGTGCTGGACCGCTTCGACCAGCCTAGCCCGGTCGGCGTGCCCGGCGAGATCACCGTCGGCGGTGTCGGTCTGGCGCGGGGATACCTGAACGCCCCCGAGCTGACCGCGGCGCGGTTCGTGCCGAACCCGTTCCGCCCCGGTGAGCTGATGTACCGCACCGGCGACCTCGGCATCTGGAGCGAGACCGGCCACCTGCAGTTCCTCGGGCGCATCGACACCCAGGTCAAGCTGCGCGGCGTACGGATCGAGCTGACCGAGATCGAGGCCTGCCTG is a genomic window of Micromonospora tarapacensis containing:
- a CDS encoding SDR family oxidoreductase, which translates into the protein MRVLLTGATGHLGSAVLPELLSAGHQVVGLARSDASAAAIEKLGAQVRRGDLSDLDVLREEAAASDGVIHLAFRHDLMLTGDMAGAAEADLVALKALADGLDGSGKPLVGTSGTAMIVMGGVVGRPGTERDVLPGGYRIDAENFVADLASRGVHSSVVRLAPTVHSSLDHHGFITAIIAAARQNGYAAYVGEGANRWPAVHTLDAANLYRLALEKAPAGSRLHGVTDEGVPFADIAAAVGRNLGIPVRSISPEEAGDYFGFLGAFAQMDNPTSAVITRELLGWTPTHPGLIADLDGGHYFQV
- a CDS encoding TetR family transcriptional regulator, whose amino-acid sequence is MSPRDMLRRERCRRVTSDTIAGMARWQPDARGRLEAAAFELFRERGFDQTTVTDIAARAGLDKRTFYRLFGDKREALFSGGELLEEALVKAVAETDAAPFETVIAAFHRVADEIFADRHDLARVRQSIIESSPELQERELRKTGALAAAVAAALRAKGVGETTATLATESGVTVFRVAFARWIAPGSDAPLTDLIAEMAAELHAVTSAPPANAATPTRRS
- a CDS encoding S1 family peptidase, producing the protein MTAVPAIQPAGRWDDVTPFWGGSVIWTGTGALCTAGFAARTSTNARVMITARHCGANTNWYTPLYQLYVGRSNSGSVALDAMTISEQTYQGAVFTGPFNSNSGVPIVGWANAVLNDVACTSGGLSGNDCNTRITETNIYFNLNGNLTGPAFVTEHLAGVASVGQDDSGGPTIGYDTGGFRALGIISAVATGQEFEGTCQGYDYTGRRCSRVALHINIGSILSHFNLTIATS